From a single Candidatus Thorarchaeota archaeon genomic region:
- a CDS encoding roadblock/LC7 domain-containing protein: MSETRGETLESVLNELQGNIPEIEAAAIVSVEGLPIVSALPADVDEAKLAAITAAMLTLGEKASVELGKGELEQVNVKGVDGWVLVVQAGLNACLTVSTTASAKIGLVFLDMKRAAEKVASMI, from the coding sequence ATGAGTGAAACTCGTGGAGAAACACTTGAAAGCGTGTTAAACGAATTACAGGGTAACATACCTGAGATTGAAGCGGCAGCAATTGTGAGTGTGGAAGGTCTTCCTATTGTGTCTGCACTGCCCGCTGACGTTGATGAGGCAAAGCTCGCCGCAATAACCGCTGCTATGTTGACTCTTGGTGAAAAGGCATCAGTCGAACTCGGGAAAGGCGAATTAGAACAGGTTAACGTAAAGGGTGTAGATGGTTGGGTACTGGTCGTACAGGCTGGGCTGAATGCATGTCTTACCGTTTCTACAACTGCCTCTGCAAAAATTGGTCTAGTGTTCCTTGACATGAAGCGTGCTGCTGAAAAGGTTGCATCAATGATCTAA
- the uppS gene encoding di-trans,poly-cis-decaprenylcistransferase yields the protein MNITGPMYRLYEYVLYRQLNKERAPRHVGIILDGNRRYAREHGLDVPWYGHRLGAQKVMEVLRILWEAGVKVCTLYAFSMENFQRSRDEVSEIMAIAKDKFADVIENPDVHKHRVKVQAIGRVDLLPAEVRDAIRLAEEATAHYNDHILNVAIGYSGRTELVDAVRAIAEKARTGEVNPSDINETLIEKHLYTHGLPDPDLIIRTSGEERLSGFLLWQSAYSELYFAQIYWPAVRRIDIWRALRSYERRSRRFGS from the coding sequence TTGAATATCACGGGCCCCATGTATCGTCTATACGAATATGTTCTCTATAGGCAATTGAACAAAGAGCGAGCGCCACGTCATGTGGGAATTATCCTTGATGGGAATCGGAGATATGCCCGTGAGCACGGTCTTGATGTACCTTGGTATGGACATCGGCTAGGTGCGCAAAAGGTCATGGAAGTCCTCCGAATTCTCTGGGAGGCTGGAGTGAAAGTCTGTACACTCTATGCATTTTCAATGGAGAATTTTCAACGCAGTCGAGATGAAGTTTCAGAGATCATGGCCATCGCAAAAGACAAGTTTGCAGATGTGATTGAAAATCCCGATGTGCACAAGCACCGTGTCAAGGTGCAGGCTATAGGCCGTGTTGATCTACTTCCGGCTGAGGTTCGTGATGCGATTCGATTGGCAGAAGAGGCAACGGCACACTACAATGATCATATCCTTAACGTGGCAATTGGATATTCTGGGCGAACCGAACTTGTTGATGCTGTACGTGCTATCGCTGAAAAGGCTCGTACAGGGGAAGTAAATCCCTCTGATATCAATGAGACCCTTATCGAAAAGCATCTCTATACACACGGTCTCCCCGATCCCGATCTTATCATTCGTACCTCTGGTGAGGAGCGTCTCTCCGGATTCCTTCTATGGCAATCCGCATATTCTGAGCTCTATTTTGCTCAGATTTACTGGCCAGCTGTGCGACGAATAGATATTTGGCGCGCTTTACGATCATATGAACGGCGATCACGTCGTTTTGGTTCATAG
- a CDS encoding acetate--CoA ligase family protein, with the protein MKVAKKIFETARNEGRTFVLENEAKDIMKEYGIPIPPYDTATTADEAVEKAKKIGFPVVLKILSKDILHKSDAGGVKINLKDEQSIREAFNEIMENARKYGARENIEVDLSRGVFISNFAEMGTEIIVGVTRDPQFGHALMFGLGGIFVEVLKDVTFRLIPLTENDAREMIGEIKAAKILEGVRGQPPRDVDALVDVIMGVSKMIDENPEIRELDCNPTFVYEKGKGALVVDARILIDE; encoded by the coding sequence ATGAAAGTTGCAAAGAAGATATTCGAAACGGCTCGGAATGAAGGTCGAACGTTTGTGTTAGAGAATGAGGCCAAGGATATCATGAAGGAATATGGAATTCCAATCCCACCTTATGATACTGCGACTACTGCAGACGAGGCCGTAGAAAAAGCAAAGAAGATAGGGTTCCCAGTCGTGCTGAAGATCCTGTCTAAAGACATCCTTCACAAGTCTGATGCAGGCGGAGTCAAGATTAATCTTAAAGACGAGCAATCTATAAGAGAGGCTTTTAACGAGATAATGGAAAATGCAAGAAAATACGGTGCGAGAGAGAATATCGAGGTGGACTTGAGCAGAGGTGTGTTCATCTCAAACTTTGCAGAAATGGGTACAGAGATTATTGTTGGTGTGACACGAGACCCACAATTTGGGCATGCATTAATGTTCGGTCTTGGTGGAATCTTTGTTGAGGTTCTCAAGGATGTCACCTTTAGACTCATTCCGCTCACCGAGAATGATGCCAGAGAAATGATAGGCGAGATCAAGGCTGCAAAGATCCTTGAGGGTGTACGTGGGCAACCACCACGCGATGTGGATGCGCTTGTTGACGTCATCATGGGCGTTTCGAAGATGATTGATGAGAATCCTGAGATTCGTGAGTTGGACTGTAACCCGACGTTTGTATACGAAAAAGGGAAGGGTGCCCTTGTGGTGGATGCACGTATCCTAATTGACGAGTAG
- a CDS encoding CoA-binding protein, which produces MPTEPSQKEIDVFFNARSIAIYGASATQNSVGQAILQNFIKPQYTGKVFAVNPKYSQVLGVPCYPSLQDIPDEVDMVVVAVPARITPRVFEDIAAKGVKAAIVISGGFSETGPRGAELEDLIVDIGQKNGIRIIGPNCVGVIDTHSNIDTFFLPEYRCGRPKASNVANISLVSQSGAFAAAISDWTSELGMGISKIISLGNKCDVDDDDLLRYLANDESTQVICFYTEGYDPGKGRVFFNTAKEVTPHKPVIVVKSGRGKRAKEAASSHTGSLAGSDQVVDAAYRQAGVIRADNFEHMFDMAKALAMQPPAKGDRVLVVTNGGGLGVMTTDALESVELAIPHPSQELKETLKTRLPGYCAIGNPVDVVGDSDASRYDIVFDEALKSGEYDIVLVGMLLQTPTLGMDITNVIANYQRQSNIPFITVAMGGAFTTKAGEIMELMGVPTYATGEKAAVAAKALARYGEIKYGSKFTKTIADKP; this is translated from the coding sequence TTGCCAACTGAACCGAGCCAAAAAGAAATTGATGTGTTCTTCAACGCAAGAAGCATTGCGATTTATGGCGCATCTGCTACACAAAATAGTGTAGGGCAGGCAATACTTCAGAATTTTATCAAACCACAATACACAGGAAAAGTCTTTGCTGTCAACCCAAAATATTCTCAGGTACTTGGTGTTCCCTGTTATCCATCACTTCAAGATATTCCTGACGAGGTGGATATGGTTGTTGTCGCAGTTCCTGCAAGAATAACACCAAGAGTCTTTGAAGATATTGCAGCCAAGGGCGTAAAAGCTGCCATTGTCATTTCAGGAGGCTTTTCCGAAACTGGGCCACGTGGCGCCGAACTTGAAGACTTGATTGTCGATATAGGACAGAAAAATGGAATTCGTATCATCGGACCAAATTGTGTCGGAGTGATAGACACCCACAGCAATATCGACACATTCTTTCTTCCGGAATATAGATGTGGACGCCCAAAGGCCAGCAATGTTGCAAACATTTCGCTCGTGTCTCAATCGGGAGCCTTTGCAGCAGCAATCTCTGACTGGACATCAGAACTCGGTATGGGAATTAGTAAGATAATCAGTCTCGGCAACAAATGCGACGTTGACGATGATGATCTGCTGCGGTATCTCGCAAATGATGAATCTACACAAGTCATATGTTTCTATACAGAGGGCTACGATCCTGGCAAGGGCCGTGTATTCTTTAATACTGCCAAAGAGGTCACACCGCATAAGCCCGTTATTGTCGTCAAGTCGGGACGCGGAAAACGAGCAAAGGAGGCGGCCAGCTCACACACCGGATCTCTTGCGGGCTCGGATCAGGTAGTTGATGCCGCATATAGACAAGCCGGAGTCATCAGAGCAGATAACTTTGAACATATGTTTGATATGGCAAAAGCCCTAGCAATGCAACCCCCAGCAAAGGGAGATCGAGTCCTAGTTGTGACTAATGGTGGGGGACTTGGAGTTATGACAACTGACGCGCTCGAGTCGGTTGAATTGGCCATACCACATCCTTCACAGGAGCTAAAGGAAACGCTCAAGACACGATTGCCCGGTTATTGTGCTATTGGCAACCCGGTAGATGTTGTGGGTGACTCTGATGCCAGTCGTTATGATATTGTCTTTGATGAAGCGCTAAAGAGCGGTGAGTACGATATTGTCCTTGTTGGAATGCTCCTGCAGACACCAACATTAGGCATGGACATCACCAATGTCATAGCAAACTATCAGCGTCAATCAAACATTCCATTCATCACCGTGGCAATGGGCGGAGCATTTACAACCAAAGCGGGTGAGATCATGGAACTGATGGGAGTTCCCACCTATGCTACAGGAGAGAAGGCAGCAGTAGCTGCGAAGGCGCTTGCCCGATATGGAGAAATAAAATACGGGAGTAAATTCACAAAGACAATTGCTGACAAGCCATAA
- a CDS encoding radical SAM protein, with protein sequence MTFDILSDGMHLLEIPATELDEFLRKGFSVRKHNFGRNFYCYGPTSYPHNIPSHKQSNTENFISLSVTGTSCSLMCEHCKSRLLVGMESTTSPEQMIRRLERAKAAGGDGVLISGGSDAAGHVPLLRFGEAIKYAKQKLGLEVVVHTGLVRQETAEMLAQAEVDAAMLDVIGDEVVSREIYHIEDGPHKMRVSLSLLKESGVPIVPHIMVGLYYGQVRGEIEALQMVSEFSPEAVVIIALSPLRHTPMENLPPPSPESIGRVLLAARLGLPDIPLLLGCARPLGQHKIDTDLYAVRAGVNGIAYISEQGVQEAKHHDLNPAFLDVCCSLAYRHVREQM encoded by the coding sequence TTGACATTTGACATTCTCTCAGATGGGATGCATCTACTTGAAATTCCAGCAACCGAATTGGACGAATTCTTGCGGAAGGGGTTCAGCGTCCGCAAGCATAACTTTGGTCGCAATTTTTACTGTTACGGCCCAACCTCCTATCCTCACAATATTCCCTCACATAAGCAAAGCAATACTGAAAACTTCATCTCTCTAAGCGTGACCGGTACCTCTTGTTCTCTCATGTGTGAGCATTGTAAGAGTCGGCTTCTTGTGGGAATGGAATCTACCACAAGTCCTGAGCAAATGATACGGCGGCTCGAACGTGCAAAGGCGGCTGGTGGGGACGGAGTTCTGATTAGTGGTGGTTCTGACGCAGCCGGGCATGTTCCTCTATTACGTTTTGGTGAGGCAATAAAATATGCAAAGCAGAAGCTCGGATTAGAGGTGGTAGTACATACTGGTCTTGTGAGACAAGAAACTGCGGAGATGCTGGCGCAGGCCGAAGTTGATGCAGCAATGTTGGATGTGATCGGAGATGAGGTTGTGTCACGAGAAATATATCATATTGAAGATGGCCCACATAAGATGAGGGTCTCGCTATCTCTCCTGAAAGAATCTGGGGTTCCTATAGTTCCTCACATAATGGTCGGGCTCTATTATGGTCAAGTCCGAGGTGAGATTGAGGCTCTTCAGATGGTCTCGGAATTCTCTCCTGAAGCTGTAGTGATTATCGCATTAAGCCCTCTTCGGCATACCCCCATGGAGAATTTGCCACCGCCTTCGCCCGAATCAATAGGACGCGTTCTTCTTGCGGCCCGTTTGGGCCTTCCTGATATTCCGTTGCTTCTTGGTTGTGCACGTCCTCTTGGGCAACATAAAATCGACACGGATCTCTATGCTGTACGCGCAGGAGTCAATGGCATTGCCTACATCAGTGAACAGGGCGTCCAAGAGGCTAAGCACCACGATCTGAATCCAGCCTTTCTTGATGTGTGTTGTAGTCTTGCCTATCGTCATGTTCGAGAACAAATGTGA
- a CDS encoding 50S ribosomal protein L35ae, whose protein sequence is MSTSDVIKGRRGVVSSYRRGKHLIHTNQVILVIDGIETRKQAATLIGRKVKWVSETGREFLGKVLGLHGNSGAVRAKFRTNLPGQAIGTPVVIE, encoded by the coding sequence ATGTCCACAAGCGATGTGATAAAAGGACGACGAGGCGTAGTTTCAAGCTACCGTAGAGGAAAACATCTGATACACACAAACCAAGTCATATTGGTCATCGATGGAATTGAAACTCGAAAACAGGCTGCTACACTCATTGGTCGTAAGGTCAAATGGGTATCTGAAACAGGTCGGGAGTTCCTTGGTAAGGTATTAGGCCTTCATGGAAATAGTGGCGCAGTACGTGCTAAATTCCGCACCAATCTTCCGGGTCAAGCCATTGGCACTCCAGTGGTCATTGAATAG
- a CDS encoding deoxyhypusine synthase, whose product MEHIDPAKVNDLSDLLRAMSDVGVLGAGRLGRAATIVSRMFDDPTCMTYLSMSGPLVPGGIRKIVSQLVEKELIDVIVTSGANIVHDLLEAYGGRHYQLPPGTSDQTLRHQGMGRIADIFTREEDFEVFEKKIYDFLDGLAVQDRTQLGPSEFLQRLGATLDDHESFIYQAAHHGVPIFSPGLMDSMLGFHLFTYSTVTNVTLDFVKDLRILSGIVNEAKKTGAIMLGGGLTKHFTMGSTILRGGLDYAVQITLDRPEGGSLSGAPLVEGVSWQKMQEEAKFATVIGDVTIIFPLLVLGALQMRASPT is encoded by the coding sequence GTGGAACATATTGATCCTGCGAAAGTGAACGATCTATCTGACCTTCTACGTGCTATGAGTGATGTTGGTGTGCTCGGTGCAGGACGACTTGGACGTGCGGCGACAATAGTTTCTCGGATGTTTGACGATCCTACTTGCATGACCTATCTATCCATGTCGGGTCCACTTGTGCCTGGGGGAATCAGAAAAATAGTCAGTCAACTTGTGGAGAAGGAACTTATTGATGTCATTGTGACAAGTGGTGCGAATATTGTGCACGACCTACTGGAGGCCTACGGCGGCAGACACTATCAGCTTCCACCCGGGACAAGTGATCAGACGCTCAGACATCAGGGAATGGGACGAATAGCCGATATCTTTACACGAGAAGAGGACTTTGAGGTCTTTGAGAAAAAGATCTACGACTTTCTTGATGGTCTAGCGGTACAAGATCGAACGCAACTCGGTCCAAGTGAATTTCTTCAGAGACTCGGAGCCACATTAGATGATCATGAATCGTTCATCTATCAGGCCGCGCATCATGGGGTTCCCATCTTCTCTCCTGGCCTCATGGATTCAATGTTGGGATTCCATCTGTTCACTTACAGCACGGTCACTAATGTCACCCTTGATTTTGTCAAGGACCTTAGGATATTATCAGGTATTGTGAACGAGGCGAAAAAGACTGGTGCTATTATGCTAGGTGGAGGTCTCACAAAGCATTTCACCATGGGCAGTACGATTCTACGTGGTGGTCTGGATTATGCAGTACAGATCACTCTTGATCGACCAGAGGGCGGCAGTCTTAGTGGAGCTCCTCTTGTTGAAGGGGTTTCGTGGCAAAAAATGCAGGAGGAGGCAAAGTTCGCTACAGTGATTGGTGATGTGACTATTATTTTCCCATTGCTTGTGTTAGGTGCCCTTCAGATGCGTGCATCACCAACTTGA
- a CDS encoding 50S ribosomal protein L16, which translates to MGKRPGHCYRFCDRPPFVRKKYIHRQPASRIVSFDMGNTRGDFEIELSLIGLERCQIRHQALEAARIASNRHMTKKVTRKNYHLRIRVKPYHYLRENKMISGAGADRVQDGMRKAWGKVIGSAARVRPGQPLITIRVNREHIGAAREALKKAAPKFPTPCKIVFDKIDPELRRRLGYGVA; encoded by the coding sequence ATGGGAAAACGACCAGGACACTGTTATCGATTCTGTGACAGACCTCCATTCGTTCGTAAAAAGTATATTCACAGGCAGCCTGCCAGTCGAATTGTTAGCTTTGATATGGGGAACACACGTGGTGATTTCGAAATCGAACTGTCTTTGATTGGTCTCGAGAGATGTCAGATTAGGCATCAGGCTCTAGAAGCGGCGCGTATTGCTTCTAACCGTCATATGACCAAGAAAGTGACACGAAAGAATTACCATCTACGGATCCGTGTCAAGCCATATCACTACCTTCGAGAAAACAAGATGATTTCCGGTGCTGGTGCAGACCGTGTTCAAGATGGTATGCGTAAGGCATGGGGAAAGGTCATTGGTTCAGCCGCACGAGTCCGGCCTGGCCAGCCTCTTATCACGATCCGTGTCAATAGGGAGCACATTGGAGCTGCACGCGAGGCGCTAAAGAAGGCTGCACCCAAATTCCCAACACCCTGCAAGATCGTCTTCGACAAGATAGACCCCGAGCTTAGGCGTCGTCTTGGTTATGGTGTTGCCTGA
- a CDS encoding RNA methyltransferase, whose product MPRGIPRLVVVLVEPESPGNVGFVARVLANFGVSELRIVGPDVRDEDYAIMFAVHAKTILESSEIHTSLESAIKDTDSAWAATARYGGYNSVSRALVPLPELPNPTLYGRVALVFGRESAGLTNEEIAQCDLSFTIPVSEQYSSMNLSHAVAVTLYSLFERYNVADSSTPRPIQVPSTKEEREQVCKFFDEIVDELPLKDFRRPIAKQVFRNIMGRAYMTGREVATMTGTTRKIRNCIKGCAGKYQATP is encoded by the coding sequence GTGCCAAGGGGAATTCCTAGGCTTGTTGTTGTACTAGTAGAGCCCGAGAGCCCCGGGAATGTTGGATTCGTGGCACGTGTTCTTGCAAATTTTGGGGTGTCCGAATTACGAATAGTAGGTCCGGATGTTCGTGATGAAGATTATGCGATCATGTTCGCCGTTCATGCAAAGACTATTCTTGAGTCTTCAGAGATTCACACATCATTGGAATCCGCCATCAAGGATACAGATAGTGCGTGGGCTGCAACAGCTCGATATGGTGGTTATAATAGTGTGTCAAGGGCACTTGTGCCTCTACCTGAACTTCCGAATCCGACCTTGTATGGAAGGGTTGCTCTTGTCTTTGGGCGCGAAAGTGCAGGTCTCACTAATGAGGAGATTGCTCAGTGTGACCTATCATTCACAATCCCTGTGTCTGAACAATATAGTAGTATGAATCTCAGTCACGCTGTGGCAGTCACATTGTATAGTCTTTTTGAGAGATACAATGTTGCAGATAGCAGTACTCCTCGCCCAATACAGGTTCCATCAACTAAAGAGGAACGAGAGCAAGTATGCAAGTTCTTTGATGAGATAGTTGATGAACTCCCTCTGAAAGACTTTCGAAGACCGATTGCAAAACAGGTCTTCCGCAATATAATGGGAAGAGCGTATATGACGGGTAGAGAGGTCGCTACAATGACAGGCACCACCCGTAAAATACGCAACTGTATCAAAGGCTGCGCAGGAAAGTATCAGGCAACACCATAA
- a CDS encoding 50S ribosome-binding GTPase, with protein sequence MPTNVTPEFDKQRQIYEDTEDLEQRIVELQKLLALAPNHKGAERMIGDYRKKLAKLRAELEKRREQERARKSSSSDEGVVRKEGAGQVCLIGVTNSGKSTIIDTVTNADVTIGDYPFTTPVPTPAMLTYEDINIQLVELPGLFEGSYDSGIGRQSLAVARNTDLIAIIIDLSQDIEFQMKTILGELDRARIRLNREKSAVRVERTGLGGLMIYGVQNFEGTREEVIEFLQRRKITNIIVRFQKPATFQQLIDALDASVAFVRAMVIATKGDVPGSKERFEELKSKYGDRFDIIPISALKGENIDEMKHSLFKHLDILRIYTKIPGRKAEKKPIVLPEGAIVEDAAAKVHRELFIKRFRAAVIYRETDKIKRRQVGLNYPLRDGDVLQLMHS encoded by the coding sequence TTGCCAACAAACGTAACTCCTGAGTTTGACAAGCAGCGACAGATATACGAGGATACAGAAGACCTCGAACAGAGGATAGTAGAACTTCAGAAACTTTTGGCGCTTGCTCCTAATCATAAGGGAGCCGAACGTATGATTGGCGATTACCGAAAGAAGCTCGCCAAACTTCGTGCCGAATTGGAGAAGAGAAGGGAACAGGAGAGAGCTCGTAAGAGTAGCAGCTCGGATGAGGGAGTGGTCCGCAAAGAAGGGGCTGGACAGGTCTGCCTAATCGGTGTGACCAACTCTGGAAAATCGACCATCATCGATACTGTCACAAATGCGGATGTCACCATTGGGGATTACCCGTTCACCACACCAGTCCCGACTCCAGCCATGCTCACATACGAGGACATCAATATTCAGCTCGTAGAACTGCCAGGCCTATTTGAGGGGAGTTATGACTCAGGTATAGGACGACAATCTCTTGCAGTTGCACGAAATACTGATCTTATAGCAATCATAATCGATCTCTCCCAAGATATTGAATTTCAGATGAAGACAATATTAGGAGAATTGGACAGAGCAAGAATTCGATTGAATAGGGAGAAGAGTGCGGTCCGTGTTGAAAGAACAGGATTGGGAGGCCTGATGATTTATGGAGTTCAAAATTTTGAGGGCACACGTGAAGAAGTCATAGAATTCCTTCAGCGACGTAAGATTACTAATATTATCGTCCGATTTCAGAAACCAGCTACGTTCCAACAACTCATCGACGCGCTGGATGCAAGTGTTGCATTTGTTCGCGCCATGGTAATTGCTACAAAGGGAGATGTGCCCGGATCAAAAGAGCGGTTTGAGGAATTAAAGAGTAAATATGGAGATAGATTTGACATCATTCCGATCAGTGCATTAAAGGGCGAGAATATCGATGAGATGAAGCATTCGCTCTTCAAACATTTAGATATTCTACGAATCTACACGAAAATCCCGGGTCGAAAGGCGGAGAAGAAACCAATAGTCCTTCCCGAAGGCGCAATTGTAGAAGATGCAGCCGCAAAGGTTCATCGTGAGCTTTTCATAAAACGATTCAGAGCCGCTGTCATCTACCGCGAAACAGATAAAATAAAACGCCGACAAGTAGGTCTCAACTACCCATTACGGGATGGGGATGTTCTCCAACTGATGCATTCATAG
- a CDS encoding signal recognition particle protein Srp54, with translation MVLEGLGKALNSALKKLFGASVIDEDLVKELVRDIQRALLQADVDVNLVMAITKRVQEQALAENLPRGISRREHIIRVVWDSLAYFLGEKPVPLTIHPGKPNVIMLVGIQGSGKTTSIGKLARYYQKRGIKTGVICADNFRPGAYNQLKQLAEKSNIPFYGDEKEKNAVKLAKRGVSEMKKKGIELILVDTSGRHREETGLIKEMRDIAKAIKPQEIILVIDGTLGQQAGSQAAAFKKATNVGSIIVTKLDGGAKGGGALSAVAATGAPIKFIGVGEGMDAFEPFNPTKFAGRLLGMSDIKGLIEKVKEAQIEFDEDAAKRLMKGQFTLTDMMAQLRQLKKMGPMGKVMEMLGLKYKLPEDVAQLQEENLRKFEIIMNSMTKEELDNPKILKASRLRRIAKGSGTTTQDVRELLKQYEQMKKMMKSFGKQRRGRRGGGFPAVPGLPGM, from the coding sequence TTGGTCCTTGAAGGTCTGGGAAAAGCGCTAAATTCTGCGCTCAAGAAATTGTTTGGTGCAAGTGTTATTGATGAGGATCTTGTAAAAGAGCTCGTACGCGATATTCAGCGCGCTCTACTCCAAGCAGATGTTGATGTCAATCTCGTAATGGCAATTACTAAGCGGGTTCAAGAACAAGCCCTTGCAGAGAATCTTCCGCGAGGGATTTCCAGAAGGGAACATATCATCCGTGTGGTATGGGATTCACTAGCATATTTTTTGGGAGAGAAACCAGTCCCATTGACCATTCACCCGGGCAAGCCCAATGTCATTATGTTAGTAGGAATTCAAGGTTCGGGTAAAACAACATCCATTGGAAAGCTTGCAAGATATTATCAGAAGAGAGGTATCAAGACGGGAGTAATCTGTGCGGACAACTTTCGCCCAGGGGCGTATAATCAGCTCAAGCAGCTCGCCGAAAAATCGAACATACCGTTCTATGGTGATGAGAAGGAGAAAAACGCAGTCAAACTTGCTAAACGCGGCGTTTCAGAGATGAAAAAGAAGGGTATCGAACTGATCTTAGTAGATACCTCTGGACGCCATAGAGAGGAAACAGGTCTCATCAAAGAGATGCGGGATATTGCAAAGGCAATCAAGCCTCAAGAGATTATTCTGGTAATCGATGGTACACTCGGGCAACAGGCAGGCTCACAGGCAGCAGCGTTCAAGAAAGCCACCAATGTTGGATCAATAATAGTGACCAAACTTGATGGCGGGGCAAAAGGTGGCGGTGCCCTATCCGCAGTAGCAGCAACGGGAGCGCCGATCAAATTCATCGGCGTAGGTGAAGGAATGGACGCTTTTGAGCCATTCAATCCCACGAAATTTGCAGGCCGCTTGCTGGGTATGTCCGACATCAAGGGTCTCATTGAAAAGGTGAAAGAGGCCCAGATAGAATTTGACGAGGACGCAGCAAAGCGACTCATGAAGGGGCAATTTACTCTGACAGATATGATGGCGCAGCTACGACAACTGAAAAAGATGGGGCCAATGGGAAAAGTCATGGAGATGTTAGGGCTCAAATATAAACTTCCGGAAGACGTTGCCCAGCTTCAAGAAGAGAACTTACGCAAGTTCGAAATCATAATGAATTCCATGACCAAGGAAGAATTGGATAACCCAAAAATCCTGAAAGCGTCGAGACTCAGACGCATAGCAAAAGGATCCGGCACTACTACACAGGATGTCCGTGAACTTCTCAAACAGTATGAACAGATGAAGAAGATGATGAAGTCCTTTGGGAAACAGAGGAGAGGCAGGAGAGGTGGAGGATTTCCAGCAGTCCCAGGCCTTCCAGGAATGTAA
- the pyrI gene encoding aspartate carbamoyltransferase regulatory subunit: MTDDKIGNIRIVKIHNGTVIDHIRAGHALEVLKILGITGKEGSVVTLAMNISSSRIGSKDIVKIEDRFLEDSEVARIALVAPDATINKIRDSQVIDKRRVELPDQLTNIVTCPNPRCITNKEREPILPKYQVVSRKPMKLKCLYCWTMIDEVEIIRQFIER; encoded by the coding sequence TTGACTGATGACAAGATTGGAAATATTCGGATTGTCAAAATCCATAATGGCACGGTCATCGATCATATTCGGGCGGGACATGCCCTTGAGGTTCTCAAGATCCTTGGCATAACCGGAAAAGAGGGCAGTGTCGTCACTCTCGCCATGAACATTTCTAGTTCACGGATTGGCAGTAAGGACATTGTTAAGATTGAAGACCGCTTTCTCGAAGACTCTGAAGTGGCACGTATTGCACTTGTTGCTCCTGATGCAACGATCAACAAGATTCGTGACTCACAGGTCATTGACAAACGTCGTGTTGAGCTTCCTGATCAATTGACCAATATTGTGACATGTCCTAATCCCCGGTGCATCACAAATAAGGAACGTGAGCCTATTCTGCCAAAGTATCAAGTGGTCTCTCGCAAACCTATGAAACTCAAGTGCTTGTATTGCTGGACTATGATAGACGAAGTTGAGATCATACGTCAATTCATTGAACGATGA
- a CDS encoding V-type ATP synthase subunit F, with product MVSDKIAVIGDRDTVIGFRMAGVTESTVPQNPSETRQALQSYFSDPSMGLILITEPLAKTIEDTILDFSEAPIPVIILIPDRSGSTGAYETILKELVRRAVGIEINI from the coding sequence ATGGTAAGTGACAAAATCGCGGTAATTGGTGACCGGGACACGGTTATTGGCTTTAGAATGGCTGGGGTGACTGAGAGTACAGTGCCTCAAAATCCCTCAGAGACCAGACAAGCCCTTCAGTCTTATTTCAGTGATCCCTCAATGGGTCTTATTCTTATCACCGAACCGCTGGCAAAGACCATTGAAGATACCATTCTCGATTTCTCTGAGGCACCAATTCCTGTCATCATTCTTATTCCTGATCGAAGCGGATCTACTGGTGCTTATGAGACCATTCTCAAAGAACTTGTCCGTCGCGCAGTTGGAATTGAAATTAATATCTAA